The Hominilimicola fabiformis DNA window GGTGAACAGAGTTTCAATAACCATTAATTCACGTCAATATACAGTTGTTGCTGAGGAAAGCAGAGAGTATATCGAAAGATTGGGCGAACATATAAATGAAAAGGTTAAAAACGTTTTGAATGGCGGTCAAAATGTTCTTGGGGAACGTCCTATTGTTTTGGCGGCACTTAATATTTGTGACGAATATTTCAAAGCACTTGAATCGGACGATTCTGTAAAGATTGAAATGGAAAAATTAAATTCAAAAATCGATAATTTAAAAAAAGAGAACGACTCGATAAAAAGAGAACTTGACGACGCAAAAAGCGGACAGGTTACGATTGATGAAACAGAATTGAATGCCGAATTAACATCAACAAAAAAAGACCTTGAAACAGCAAATAAAAACAATAAAACACTTGAAGAAACTATTAAAAGTTTAAAAGAAAAACTAAAAGCATACGAAGAAAATACAGTTGTATCAGACGGCAAGAAGAAGGTTAAATGAGTATGGAACTTTTAGCACCTGCCGGCAGCAGACAGGCACTTACGGCGGCGGTACAATCGGGAGCGGACGCGGTATATCTCGGCGGCCCGCAGTTCGGCGCACGTTATAGTGCCGAAAACTTTACAATCGAAGAAATGAAAACGTGGGTGGATTACTGCCATTTATACGGCGTTGACGTTCACGTTACGGTAAATACGCTTGTTAAGGAAAAGGAAATTGAAAGCCTTAAAGAATATTTGAAGCAACTTAATGAAATCGGCGTTGACGCACTTATTGTTCAGGATATGGGCGCTGTGGAGATTATCAAAAAGACTGTTCCGGATATGACTTTGCACGCAAGCACACAGATGACCGTTACAAGTCTTGAGGGTGTAAAATATCTTGAGGATATGGGATTTTCAAGAGTGGTTTTGGCGCGTGAACTGTCGGAAAAAGAGATAGAGCATATTTGCAAAAATGCAAAAGCGGAAATTGAAGTTTTTGTTCACGGTGCAATTTGTATGTGTTACTCCGGACAGTGCCTTATGTCGAGTATTTTAGGCGGCAGAAGCGGCAATCGCGGTCGCTGCGCTCAACCGTGTCGATTACCGTATGATTTGCTTGAAAACGGCAAAACGGTTAAAAGCGGATATGTTTTAAGTCCTAAAGATATGGCACTTGTGAATGACTTGGGGACACTAAAACGTATAGGAGTAACATCACTGAAAATTGAAGGACGCTTAAAAAGAGCGGAATATGTATCCGCGGTTGTGGGCGTGTACCGAAAGTATCTTGACAAGGGCGGAAACGTGTCAAAAAAAGATATGCAGGAACTGCTTGACGCATTTTCAAGAACAGGTTTTACAGACGGATATTTTAAAGGCAATCTCGGTAAAAATATGATGAGCCACGATACTCCGAGTAACAGCGCGGAAAATAAATTTACCGAAGAGGCGAAAAAACGCGCCGCAGAGGACTCAAATATCCGTAAAATCAATACAGGTATTATGGGGACACTAAATATTGATGCCCCGCTTGAACTTACAATGTACGATAATGACGGACATTACGCGTATGCACAAGGGACACTAAAATCCGAAAAAGCACTCCATAAACCTATGGACGAAAAAAGACTTCGCGACCAGCTTTTAAAACTCGGAAGTACACCGTTTGAATGTGACGATATAAATATTACGATAGACGAAGGAATTACAATTCCGATTAAGGAAATAAACAGCGTAAGACGTGAATGTTGCGAAAGCCTTATAAAGCAAAGACAAATGCGTGAAAAAGGC harbors:
- a CDS encoding U32 family peptidase, which codes for MELLAPAGSRQALTAAVQSGADAVYLGGPQFGARYSAENFTIEEMKTWVDYCHLYGVDVHVTVNTLVKEKEIESLKEYLKQLNEIGVDALIVQDMGAVEIIKKTVPDMTLHASTQMTVTSLEGVKYLEDMGFSRVVLARELSEKEIEHICKNAKAEIEVFVHGAICMCYSGQCLMSSILGGRSGNRGRCAQPCRLPYDLLENGKTVKSGYVLSPKDMALVNDLGTLKRIGVTSLKIEGRLKRAEYVSAVVGVYRKYLDKGGNVSKKDMQELLDAFSRTGFTDGYFKGNLGKNMMSHDTPSNSAENKFTEEAKKRAAEDSNIRKINTGIMGTLNIDAPLELTMYDNDGHYAYAQGTLKSEKALHKPMDEKRLRDQLLKLGSTPFECDDINITIDEGITIPIKEINSVRRECCESLIKQRQMREKGRELDFEIEHINRKKTDIILTCEVSDEEQFKAAVKNNIKRIYVPNDLVGTLKDVPDDVEIISKSADIFCEENIKTDGVLVSSPAAIYKYKDKEIYGDFRLNVFNSQTAQHYGHLKTVTLSPELNLHEIADLCENTNANLEVIGYGHIPLMMMKNCPIKAMGKCQKGKMIYKLKDRKREEFPIVCSKGCIAKILNSKPIFMADKIADLKKLKINSIRLIFTVEKFAQCDKIIDMYKRALNGEKNVQSMTENTYTRGHFYRGVL
- the zapA gene encoding cell division protein ZapA, whose amino-acid sequence is MAVNRVSITINSRQYTVVAEESREYIERLGEHINEKVKNVLNGGQNVLGERPIVLAALNICDEYFKALESDDSVKIEMEKLNSKIDNLKKENDSIKRELDDAKSGQVTIDETELNAELTSTKKDLETANKNNKTLEETIKSLKEKLKAYEENTVVSDGKKKVK